The following is a genomic window from Pelomonas sp. SE-A7.
CGCCGTCTTGCTCTGCAGCGCGGCGGCGCTTTCAGCCCAGGCCGGCAGCCTGCAGCTGTGCAGCAAGCCGGCCGATCCCACGGCGGAACAAAAGGACCGGCTGCTGCGCTTCGCCGCGGTGATCAAGGCCGAGCTGCAGGACTCCGGCCAGGCCCTGGCCCTGGTGTCACGCTCCGGCCTGGACCTGGAGCGCTTCAAGCTGCGCTACTCGCATGCCGGCGTGAGCCTCAGGGACAGCGCCAACGCGCCCTGGTCGGTGCGCCAGCTCTACTACGACTGCGAAACCGAGAAGCCGCGGCTGTATGACGAGGGCCTGAGCGGCTTCGTCATGGGCACGCACGACGCCGACCTGGGCTATGCCTCCCTGGTGCTGCTGCCCTCAGATGCAGCGGCCAGCCTGGCCGAGGCGGCGCTGGACGACGAACGCGCCAAGGCCCTGCTGGGCGAGCGCTACAGCGCCAATGCCTATGCCTTCGGCCTGCGCTACCAGAACTGCAACCAATGGCTGGTCGAGCTGCTGGCCGGCGCCTGGTCGGGCGCCGCGAGTCGCGAGCCGGCGCAGCGCTGGCTGGGCGAGCAAGGCTACCAGCCGCGCGTCATCGACGTGGGCTGGCGGCCGCTGATGTGGCTGGCCCGCCTGATCCCCTGGCTGCACAGCGACGACCATCCGGAGGCCGACCTGGCCGACCAGCGCTACCGGATCAGCCTGCCCGATGCCATCGAGGCCTTTGTCCACGAGCGCTGGCCGGAAGCCAGGCGCATCGAGTTCTGCCACGACCGCGAGCGCATCGTCGTGCGGCGCGGCTGGAAGCCGCTGGGCGAGAGCTGCCGCGCCGAGGACGGCGACCAAGTGCTGCCCTACTGAGCCGGCGCTGCCGCCGGCTCGCGCCGACCGACCTGGCCGTACAGGCGCAGCCGGACCTCGTCGCCCTCACGATCGAAGCCAGCCCGCACGCCGGAGTCGCCATGGATGAATTCCAGCGGCCCGCCCTCGATCGGCGTCATTGCATAGCGGTCGCCGTTGGGGAACACCACGGTCAGCACCGCCGCCTCGAACACCACCGAGACCTGCCAGCCCTGCTCGGCAAACCGATAGCGGCCGGCGAGGGCCTGCAGTGCTTCGGCCGGCCGCTCCACTCGACGCACCTTTTGCTGCTCACGGAAGACCGGCCAGCCATAGGTCCGCGACACGGCGCCGAGGAATTCGAGGCCCAGGCTCAGGGCCTGGTCCGAGTTGCCCATGAAGACGGCGCCATTGCCGGTCTTCAGGTTGAGCGTCAGGCCGGCGCGGTAGCCGAGCGTGCCGGCCCAATGGGTCAGGAAGACTTCGTCGCCCTCGCCCACCAGGCGAAAGCCATAGGCGTGGCCCTCGAAAGGCCGCGCAAGCAGGCGGCGCACCAGGGCCTGGTCCAGCACCCGCCCCTCGCCCTGATGGCCCTTGCGGAGCTCGATCAGCAGGGCCGCAAGATCGCTGGCCGTGGACCACAGGCCGGCCGCGGCCTGCTCCGGATGGTTGTGCCAACCGCCCGCCACCTCACTGCCATCAGCGCGATGGCCATGGGCGGCGCGGGCCCGGCTGGCCTGGGGCAGCGGCAGGTTGAAGTCGGCCTGGCGCATGCCGGCCGGCTTCAGGATCCAGTCCTGCATCAGACGCTCGAACGGGCGCCCGAGCTTGTCCTCCAAGGCGATCTCCGCCACCGTGTAGCCGCCGCCGGAATAGGCCAGGCGGCTGCCCGGCTCGGCCTGCACCTCGACCTTGCGGCCGTTGGCCGGCGGCTCGCCGAGCACCGTCTGCACATCGGTCGGCAGGGCCTGACCCTGGGCGTAGCCGTCGTATCCGCCCGGTGTCAAGCCCGCGGTATGGGCGAGCAGGTGGTGAAGCGTCACCGGATGCTCGGCCGACTGCTTTCCCGCGGGCAGCTGATAGCGGCTCAGGTAGGTGGCCACATCCCGGTCGAGGTCGATCATTCCGGCCTGCTGCAGTCGCAGCGCCGCCAGCACCGTGACCGGCTTGGCCAGCGAGCCGGCCTGAAACAGGCTGTCGCAGCCGGCCGCGGGACCGCCCGGGCCGAGCCGGCCCCAGCTGGCGCTCCAGTCAAGGCGCCCGGCCCGCAGCACGGCCACCGAGAAAGCCGGCACCCGGTGCTTGGCCATGCGTTCTGCGATGGTCTGCGCCCGCGTCTCGCCTTCGAACACCACCGGCGGCAGCAGGTCCTGCTCGACCTGCTGGCGGCGCGGCGCCGCCTCCTTGGCCGTGACACAGGACCAGCGCGCGGGCTCGGCCGCCAGCGCCTGCCCTGTCGCCAGCGACGCGGCCAGCATCCATCCAATCGACTGCTTCGTCATTGCATCTCCTCCGTTGCCGCCCCGCTGCGGCGGGGCCTCGTCCCTCAACGTTCTTCGCCGGACTGCTGGGCCGCATCGGGCGCCAGCGCCGCACTGACCAGCACCGGCGGCTTGTTGCTCAGCAGCTCCAGCTGGCCGGCCCACAGCAGGGCATGCAGGCCCGACTGCAGATGCTCGGGCAGGCGGAAGTCCGGCGTCGTGGCCGTGGCCAGCAGACCCACCCAGGCATTGCGGCCGCTGCGCTTGGCACCGAGCAGGGCCTGGTCGGCCAGCTTGACCGCGTCCTGCCAGCCCAGGGCCTTGGGCTTGTCGGCCACGAAGGGCATGCAGGCAAAGCCTATCGAGCAGTTGACGCGCAGCAACCGGCCGTCGTCCAGCTCGAAGGGCGTGTCGCCCACCACGCAGCGGATGCGCTCGGCCAGCTCGGCGGCGCGGCCGCGGTCGGTGTCGCGGGCCACGGCCAGGAATTCCTCGCCGCCCCAGCGCACCACGTAATCCGACTCGCGCATCAGCTGCTGCAGCCGGCGGCCGAACTGCACCAGCACGGCATCGCCGGCCGCGTGGCCGTACTGGTCGTTGACCCGCTTGAAGTGGTCCACATCGATCAGGAAGAACAGAGTGTCGCAGTCGGGGGGCGGCGCGGCCTCGTGCAGCCGTGCCTCACGCGCACGCCGCAGACTGGCAGCCAGGGCCGTGTCTATGTGCTCGGCCAGGAAGCGGCGGTTGTGCAGACCGGTCAGCGGGTCGCTGATGCTGGCCCGCTCCAGCACGCGCGACTTCTGAGCCAGCGCCGCCGACAGCCGCTCCAGCTCGGC
Proteins encoded in this region:
- a CDS encoding DUF2145 domain-containing protein; this translates as MLRTLAAVLLCSAAALSAQAGSLQLCSKPADPTAEQKDRLLRFAAVIKAELQDSGQALALVSRSGLDLERFKLRYSHAGVSLRDSANAPWSVRQLYYDCETEKPRLYDEGLSGFVMGTHDADLGYASLVLLPSDAAASLAEAALDDERAKALLGERYSANAYAFGLRYQNCNQWLVELLAGAWSGAASREPAQRWLGEQGYQPRVIDVGWRPLMWLARLIPWLHSDDHPEADLADQRYRISLPDAIEAFVHERWPEARRIEFCHDRERIVVRRGWKPLGESCRAEDGDQVLPY
- a CDS encoding serine hydrolase domain-containing protein, giving the protein MTKQSIGWMLAASLATGQALAAEPARWSCVTAKEAAPRRQQVEQDLLPPVVFEGETRAQTIAERMAKHRVPAFSVAVLRAGRLDWSASWGRLGPGGPAAGCDSLFQAGSLAKPVTVLAALRLQQAGMIDLDRDVATYLSRYQLPAGKQSAEHPVTLHHLLAHTAGLTPGGYDGYAQGQALPTDVQTVLGEPPANGRKVEVQAEPGSRLAYSGGGYTVAEIALEDKLGRPFERLMQDWILKPAGMRQADFNLPLPQASRARAAHGHRADGSEVAGGWHNHPEQAAAGLWSTASDLAALLIELRKGHQGEGRVLDQALVRRLLARPFEGHAYGFRLVGEGDEVFLTHWAGTLGYRAGLTLNLKTGNGAVFMGNSDQALSLGLEFLGAVSRTYGWPVFREQQKVRRVERPAEALQALAGRYRFAEQGWQVSVVFEAAVLTVVFPNGDRYAMTPIEGGPLEFIHGDSGVRAGFDREGDEVRLRLYGQVGRREPAAAPAQ